From the genome of Leptodactylus fuscus isolate aLepFus1 chromosome 1, aLepFus1.hap2, whole genome shotgun sequence, one region includes:
- the LOC142209394 gene encoding uncharacterized protein LOC142209394, producing the protein MKQRQLSRNILIRLCYSIIVISVFFLSDDCTRSSEGHLISTDYKAEDHGIAQEPYEEHVIIPDIPSTLQEKDFSSNSSQSFKQNESCRKDIIHQRIHTRENPYSCPECGKCFTQKSDLVEHQKLHTGEELFSCSECRKYFIYKSELVKHVRTHTGEKPYSCLECDKCFTQKSSLVQHQRIHTGEKPYSCPECGKCFNQKSILVNHQRIHIGEKPYSCSECGICFTHKSNLVQHQRIHTGEKPYSCSDCGKCFAQKSRLVEHQKLHTGEKLFSCSECEKCFSQKSSLVHHKRIHTGEKPYSCPECGKCFTSKSSLVYHQRSHTGEKRVVNGFSTLSH; encoded by the exons atgaa gcagcggcagctcagtaggaatatacttataaggttatgttattcaataatagtaatatcagttttcttcttgtcagatgactgtaccaggagctcagagggacatctgatatctacagattataaagcagaggatcatggtatcgcACAAgagccatatgaagaacatgtcattatccCCGATATACCCTCAACCCTTCAGGAGAAAGATTTTTCTTCTAATTCATCACAGTCTTTTaagcaaaatgaaagctgcagaaAGGAcattatacatcagagaattcacacaagagagaatccatattcatgcccagaatgtgggaaatgttttactcagaaatctgaTCTCGTTGAACATCAAAAATTACACACAGGGGAGGAGctattttcatgctcagaatgtaggAAATATTTTATCTATAAATCAGAACTTGTTAAACAtgtaagaactcacacaggagagaagccatattcatgtctagaatgtgacaaatgttttactcagaaatcaagtctgGTTCAACATCAaaggattcacacaggggagaagccatattcatgcccagaatgtgggaaatgttttaatcagAAATCAATTCTTGTAAACCATCAAAGGATTCAcataggggagaagccatattcctgctcagaatgtgggatatGTTTTACtcataaatcaaatcttgttcaacatcaaaggattcacacaggagagaagccatattcatgctcagattgtgggaaatgttttgcgcAGAAATCtcgtcttgttgaacatcaaaaattacacacaggggagaagctattttcatgctcagaatgtgagaaatgtttttctcagaaatcaagtcttgttcacCATAAaaggattcacacaggagagaagccatattcatgtccagaatgtgggaaatgttttacttcaaAATCAAGTCTTGTTTACCATCAAAggagtcacacaggggagaagcgagTTGTAAATGGATTTTCAACCTTAAGTCATTGA